Proteins encoded by one window of Lacipirellulaceae bacterium:
- a CDS encoding fatty acid CoA ligase family protein, translating to MSLTSHDPSVVNVGDRLRTVAQKLPDAVAVACPGHGDVAGRNSYATCTFRELDRDADALARGLIDLGVTPGMRLALLVKPGIEFVKLVFALLRSGATTVLIDPGMGRKHVIDCLASMEPRGFVAVSAAQALRTVLKRRFPKAKHNVTVGRRWFWGGATYKRLLEAGYKSDTSLPATHADDTAAIIFTSGSTGPPKGVLYTHRMFDTQASEIQQAYDIQPGGADMACFALFGLFNSAMGVTTVFPELDFSRPATAKPQALLRAASDWQVTQAFASPTVWDKLSQHCERTGEMIPTLRKVFSCGAPVPTKVLQRTLKMVAPDAEMHTPYGATESLPVATIEAREVLGETAEKTAHGAGVCVGRKFATIDWRVIRINDDPTLKIEDTEELLQGEIGELIVRGSQVSPMYVPLSLGEGEDHNAISKIADGETVWHRIGDVGYFDEHQRFWYCGRKSHRIETLQGVFFPICFESVFNTHPDIFRTALVNCQTSGRSQPTLFVEPTNAWQDKSPDDEAYAALADEIRGLIGELEESPGVFPDAAELLREQMEIVFDESLPVDARHNAKIRRELLAEQ from the coding sequence ATGTCCCTCACTAGCCACGATCCGAGCGTTGTTAACGTCGGCGATCGCCTGCGCACCGTTGCACAAAAGCTACCTGATGCGGTGGCGGTCGCTTGCCCGGGACACGGTGATGTCGCCGGGCGGAACTCCTACGCGACGTGCACTTTCCGCGAATTAGATCGCGATGCCGATGCGCTGGCACGTGGCCTGATCGACTTAGGGGTCACGCCAGGGATGCGGCTCGCACTGTTAGTCAAGCCTGGCATTGAGTTCGTGAAGTTGGTGTTCGCTTTGCTGCGCAGTGGTGCGACGACGGTCTTGATCGATCCTGGAATGGGTCGCAAGCACGTCATCGATTGCTTAGCGTCGATGGAACCCCGAGGCTTTGTTGCCGTCAGTGCTGCTCAGGCGCTGCGAACGGTGTTGAAGCGACGATTTCCCAAAGCGAAGCATAACGTGACCGTTGGGCGACGCTGGTTCTGGGGCGGGGCAACCTACAAGCGACTCTTAGAAGCAGGCTACAAAAGCGACACCAGCCTACCGGCAACCCACGCGGATGACACCGCGGCGATCATCTTCACCAGCGGCAGCACGGGTCCGCCAAAGGGGGTTCTCTACACACACCGTATGTTCGACACGCAGGCGTCGGAAATCCAACAGGCTTACGACATCCAACCCGGCGGGGCGGACATGGCTTGTTTTGCGTTGTTTGGGCTATTCAACTCGGCGATGGGCGTGACGACGGTCTTTCCAGAATTGGATTTTTCTCGGCCGGCGACGGCGAAACCGCAAGCGTTGCTCCGCGCTGCTTCTGATTGGCAGGTAACTCAGGCATTCGCTTCGCCGACAGTCTGGGACAAGCTCAGCCAGCACTGTGAGCGAACCGGCGAGATGATCCCGACGCTCCGCAAAGTTTTTTCCTGCGGTGCCCCCGTTCCCACTAAAGTCCTCCAGCGAACGCTCAAAATGGTTGCCCCCGACGCCGAAATGCACACTCCTTACGGCGCTACCGAGAGCTTGCCAGTGGCTACGATCGAAGCCAGGGAAGTACTCGGCGAAACCGCCGAGAAAACGGCTCACGGAGCGGGCGTCTGCGTCGGTAGAAAGTTCGCGACGATTGACTGGCGAGTGATTCGGATTAACGATGACCCAACCCTCAAGATCGAAGACACGGAGGAACTCCTCCAAGGCGAAATCGGCGAGTTGATTGTTCGCGGCTCGCAGGTTTCACCAATGTATGTCCCTCTATCTCTCGGCGAAGGGGAAGATCATAACGCCATCTCGAAAATCGCCGATGGCGAAACCGTCTGGCACCGCATCGGTGATGTTGGCTATTTCGATGAGCACCAGCGTTTCTGGTACTGCGGGCGGAAGTCACATCGCATCGAGACACTTCAAGGAGTTTTCTTCCCAATTTGCTTCGAGTCCGTCTTCAATACTCACCCCGATATATTCCGAACTGCTTTGGTCAATTGTCAGACAAGCGGGCGAAGTCAACCAACTCTATTTGTTGAGCCGACCAACGCTTGGCAAGACAAATCTCCAGACGATGAAGCTTATGCTGCTCTCGCGGACGAGATTCGCGGACTTATAGGCGAATTAGAAGAGAGCCCCGGGGTGTTTCCAGACGCGGCTGAGCTGCTTCGCGAACAGATGGAAATCGTATTCGACGAATCGTTACCAGTTGATGCTAGGCACAACGCGAAGATTCGGCGTGAACTTCTAGCAGAACAGTAG
- a CDS encoding RimK family alpha-L-glutamate ligase: protein MKLAILGAASSWYVGDLTRAAAGRHEVTPVTYSQLASSVTSDALGVSSGEVDLNSMDALLVRSMPPGSLEQVVFRMDALARLETSGVKVVNSPKACETAIDKYLTTAKLQAAGLKVPDTFVCQTWEQGIEAFEQLGGDVVVKPLFGGEGRGITRVNDPAIALRVMKTLAQLGSVLYLQKFIPHQGHDLRLLVIGDQVLGMKRTNADDWRTNVALGAKGEPLEVTPPLAGLAKKAVEAVGAEIAGVDLLPGPDGELYVLEVNAVPGWRALKRVTDVDIAKRVLEYVESKVAAT from the coding sequence ATGAAACTCGCCATTCTCGGTGCCGCCTCCAGTTGGTACGTGGGTGATCTTACGCGCGCTGCCGCTGGTCGGCACGAGGTGACGCCGGTCACTTACAGTCAACTAGCCTCGTCGGTGACGTCGGACGCACTCGGCGTGAGTTCCGGCGAAGTCGACCTCAACAGTATGGACGCCCTGCTAGTCCGCTCCATGCCGCCGGGGAGTTTGGAGCAGGTTGTCTTTCGGATGGATGCGCTCGCGCGGCTCGAAACGTCCGGCGTAAAGGTCGTGAACTCGCCGAAGGCTTGCGAGACGGCCATCGATAAGTATCTCACGACGGCGAAGTTGCAAGCCGCAGGCCTAAAGGTTCCCGACACCTTTGTTTGCCAAACGTGGGAACAAGGGATCGAGGCGTTTGAGCAGCTCGGCGGGGACGTGGTCGTAAAACCACTATTCGGCGGCGAGGGTCGCGGGATCACGCGAGTCAACGACCCGGCGATTGCTCTGCGGGTGATGAAGACTCTGGCGCAGCTTGGCAGTGTACTTTACCTGCAGAAGTTCATTCCACACCAAGGGCACGACCTGCGTCTGTTGGTGATTGGTGATCAAGTCCTCGGCATGAAACGCACCAACGCTGATGACTGGCGAACGAACGTCGCATTAGGAGCCAAAGGCGAACCGCTGGAAGTCACGCCGCCGCTTGCCGGCTTAGCCAAAAAAGCAGTCGAAGCGGTTGGTGCCGAAATCGCCGGTGTTGATTTATTGCCAGGCCCCGACGGCGAGCTTTACGTCTTGGAAGTGAACGCGGTCCCAGGGTGGCGAGCCTTGAAACGCGTCACGGACGTCGATATCGCCAAGCGGGTTCTGGAATATGTGGAAAGTAAAGTAGCCGCGACCTAA
- the mch gene encoding methenyltetrahydromethanopterin cyclohydrolase — MNLNDRAAALCDRILADADRLRTRSQTLDGGTTLIDCGINAAGGLAAGVMLARVCLADLAEVTIAPEGPLPRPTVQVSTDHPKLACMASQYAGWEVKGEKYFAMGSGPMRSSAAREPLFEDLNFKEQPERAVGILETGQFPDDSVCQDIAQKCGLTADKLILLLAPTKSLAGNVQVVARSVETALHKLHELEFDLDCVENGWGAAPLSPPAKDDLKSIGRTNDAILYGGHVVLHVRCEDEAITSIGPQTPSNASKDYGRPFGEILAGYEYDFYKVDPLLFSPALVTFVNLKSGKTFRYGTLNDEVLAESFGESS; from the coding sequence GTGAACTTGAACGACCGAGCTGCCGCACTTTGCGATCGAATTCTCGCCGACGCTGATCGCCTGCGCACAAGATCACAAACCCTCGACGGCGGCACCACGCTCATCGACTGCGGCATCAACGCCGCTGGCGGCTTAGCCGCGGGGGTGATGCTCGCCCGCGTGTGCTTGGCCGACCTCGCCGAAGTCACGATTGCCCCTGAAGGTCCCTTACCCAGACCCACCGTTCAGGTTTCTACCGACCACCCCAAGCTGGCCTGCATGGCTTCGCAGTATGCCGGTTGGGAGGTAAAAGGCGAAAAGTACTTCGCCATGGGTTCGGGCCCCATGCGCTCGTCCGCTGCTCGCGAGCCGTTGTTCGAAGACTTAAACTTTAAGGAACAGCCCGAGCGAGCTGTCGGCATCTTGGAGACCGGACAGTTTCCTGATGACTCCGTTTGCCAAGATATCGCCCAAAAGTGCGGCCTGACCGCCGACAAGCTCATCCTACTACTCGCCCCAACGAAGAGCCTCGCAGGGAACGTGCAGGTGGTGGCTCGCAGCGTCGAGACGGCGCTTCACAAGTTGCACGAGCTTGAATTCGACCTCGACTGCGTCGAAAACGGCTGGGGGGCAGCACCGCTTTCGCCGCCGGCCAAGGACGATCTAAAGTCGATTGGTAGAACGAACGACGCGATCCTCTATGGTGGTCATGTTGTCTTGCATGTCCGTTGCGAGGACGAGGCGATCACCAGCATCGGTCCGCAAACTCCCAGCAACGCATCGAAGGACTATGGCCGCCCATTCGGCGAAATTCTGGCCGGCTACGAGTACGACTTCTACAAGGTCGATCCGCTGCTATTCAGCCCCGCGTTGGTGACGTTCGTCAATTTGAAGTCGGGCAAGACCTTCCGCTACGGAACGCTCAACGATGAAGTGCTTGCCGAATCGTTTGGCGAGTCATCATGA
- a CDS encoding TIGR03545 family protein has protein sequence MKKILRWKYVLPRLAILLIVVLTVRFCLDGVLRWAIITSGESALGAKVEIAELETELRQGRLTLRGLAGANPSKTFNNLAEAEEANFEIDMASLLHKRLVITDGSITGLKFDTPRETEGALEEPEETLEEEAGPSVLDPAFAAASEYGNVWVDNLSKKLEADLESTLESPRVARELEERWPAEYKQLEARVKELQVRGKEIEKGFKEVKANPLRNLERLQQLESDLRTTEKEVKSLTAKIQGLPQQIKADQQLVDAARKKDEATIRKMLKLDDLDGDQLSSYLLEEESSGYLATAVNWIKKARELTPDKPEVKRFRGVDVAYIDRPRPQWLIEKVSLSGEASIGGEPLLLVGSLTGASSHPRLFADPMQLNLTGSGAVACNMKVVVDRRGVQAIDTLTFDCPQLAIPSRTLGRPEKLAVSVAGGPAKLEGNVILKGEQLSGQILWNQSDVQLGASVGKIKDQQLQLALQESLNSLEKVEATVELSGTLEKPAWKLQSDLGPQLAVGLKSAMSGYLEARTEKLMAGVREKIDKQMAKLTEKQEAAQQQLTAKLGKNQELLAGLNALTGGGGGQQKLSLPQIGKLPFGNLKR, from the coding sequence ATGAAGAAAATACTCCGTTGGAAGTATGTGTTGCCACGACTGGCGATTCTGTTGATCGTGGTACTCACGGTGCGTTTCTGTCTGGACGGCGTACTGCGTTGGGCGATCATCACCAGCGGCGAGTCTGCGCTCGGAGCTAAAGTAGAAATCGCTGAGCTAGAGACCGAACTCCGCCAAGGCCGCCTAACCCTGCGCGGCTTAGCCGGCGCGAATCCAAGCAAAACTTTCAATAACCTAGCCGAAGCTGAGGAAGCCAACTTTGAGATCGACATGGCTTCGCTGCTTCACAAGCGGCTGGTTATCACCGACGGCAGCATCACGGGGCTGAAGTTTGACACGCCCCGCGAAACCGAGGGTGCCTTGGAAGAACCTGAGGAGACGCTTGAAGAGGAAGCAGGACCCTCGGTTCTCGACCCAGCATTTGCAGCCGCCAGCGAATACGGCAACGTTTGGGTGGACAATCTCAGCAAGAAGCTGGAAGCCGACCTTGAATCGACGTTGGAGTCTCCTCGCGTGGCACGTGAACTCGAAGAGCGCTGGCCGGCGGAGTATAAGCAGCTCGAAGCCCGCGTGAAGGAGCTTCAAGTTCGCGGCAAAGAGATCGAGAAAGGTTTCAAAGAAGTGAAGGCGAACCCGCTGCGAAATCTGGAGCGTCTGCAGCAGCTCGAATCCGACCTTCGCACGACCGAGAAGGAAGTGAAGAGCCTGACGGCGAAGATTCAGGGGCTCCCGCAACAGATTAAAGCCGATCAGCAACTCGTCGATGCCGCTCGGAAGAAAGACGAGGCCACAATTCGCAAGATGCTAAAGCTTGACGACCTCGATGGCGATCAGCTCAGCAGCTACTTGCTCGAAGAGGAAAGCAGCGGTTACCTGGCCACTGCCGTCAATTGGATCAAGAAGGCTCGTGAGCTAACGCCTGACAAGCCTGAGGTCAAACGCTTCCGCGGAGTCGACGTTGCCTATATCGACCGGCCGCGTCCGCAGTGGCTGATCGAAAAGGTCAGCCTCTCAGGCGAGGCCTCGATCGGCGGTGAGCCGTTGCTGCTCGTGGGGTCGCTGACCGGGGCAAGCTCTCATCCACGATTGTTTGCGGATCCAATGCAGCTCAACCTCACAGGAAGCGGTGCCGTTGCCTGCAACATGAAGGTCGTCGTTGATCGTCGCGGAGTACAAGCGATCGACACCCTTACGTTCGACTGTCCGCAACTGGCGATTCCTAGCCGGACACTCGGCAGGCCAGAAAAGCTGGCCGTTTCCGTTGCCGGAGGTCCGGCGAAACTTGAGGGCAACGTCATCCTCAAGGGTGAACAGCTCTCGGGGCAAATCTTGTGGAATCAAAGCGACGTGCAACTGGGGGCCTCGGTGGGCAAGATTAAAGACCAACAGTTGCAACTTGCTCTGCAAGAATCGCTCAACTCGCTCGAAAAAGTCGAAGCAACGGTCGAGCTCTCCGGCACGCTCGAGAAACCTGCTTGGAAGTTGCAAAGTGACCTCGGGCCGCAGTTGGCAGTTGGGCTGAAGTCGGCGATGAGTGGCTATCTTGAAGCTCGCACCGAGAAACTGATGGCAGGTGTCCGAGAAAAAATCGACAAACAGATGGCCAAGCTCACCGAGAAACAGGAAGCAGCTCAGCAACAATTGACGGCTAAACTTGGCAAGAATCAAGAACTGCTCGCTGGGCTCAACGCTCTCACCGGCGGCGGGGGTGGTCAGCAAAAGTTGTCGCTCCCGCAGATCGGGAAGCTACCCTTTGGGAATCTGAAACGCTAG
- a CDS encoding TIGR03546 family protein, with amino-acid sequence MLGFLLKPVRQLAQALTSNDSPRQVAWAIVLGVIIGLTPKGNLIALSLGVLLCSLRVNLSAGMMAVGVFTLLAPLCDPLAHRIGEIVLLAEPLRRSFAWLYQQPLGPWIGFNNTVVMGQLLIGIYLAYPAYRVGWFLGEKVQPKVSRWLMGYRIIRWLRGAEIGASWGMQ; translated from the coding sequence ATGCTTGGATTCCTCCTCAAACCGGTGCGCCAATTGGCTCAGGCGCTCACATCGAATGATTCTCCACGCCAAGTCGCGTGGGCGATCGTGCTCGGTGTCATTATTGGGCTTACGCCAAAGGGCAACTTGATTGCTTTGAGCCTGGGGGTCCTGCTTTGTTCGCTAAGGGTGAACCTTTCAGCAGGCATGATGGCCGTCGGTGTGTTTACGCTACTAGCCCCACTCTGCGATCCGCTAGCGCATCGCATTGGTGAAATCGTCCTGCTGGCCGAACCGTTACGACGTAGCTTTGCGTGGCTCTATCAGCAACCACTCGGTCCGTGGATCGGCTTCAACAACACGGTGGTCATGGGTCAGCTATTGATTGGCATCTATCTAGCGTATCCGGCTTACCGCGTGGGCTGGTTCCTCGGTGAGAAGGTCCAACCGAAGGTGAGTCGATGGCTGATGGGCTACCGCATCATTCGCTGGTTGCGTGGTGCTGAGATCGGTGCGTCGTGGGGGATGCAATAG
- a CDS encoding tetratricopeptide repeat protein, with translation MTNETGENREEETASNRRPLIILALIATAMLGYLFLDWQTALPPEAVKQATFVGRQSCVKCHQEEARAYHGSHHDRAMELANEETILGDFDDAEFTWLGVTTKMFRRDGKYFMNAEGPDGEMHDYEIEWTFGIDPLQQYMTEFPDGRVQVLPASWDVHRKEWFAVTPPDVPDTRIEHDDPLHWTGIAQNWNTMCADCHSTNLQKNYDLATDTYSTDYSEIDVSCEACHGPGSVHVELAESSSVFWDRRHGYGLSNELKKVSNTKQVETCAPCHSRRAAIHPNYHAGKDWFDHYQPSMLDEGLYHANGHIQDEVYVYGSFIQSKMYHKDVRCTDCHNPHSLELKYEGNQLCNQCHQPGKYDVLSHHHHPEGPATEGGGTQCISCHMSVRTYMNIDDRHDHSFRVPRPDLTVELGTPNACNDCHTKPDEDAAWAADWVKKWFGDERPPQMAGNELASRAIYAGRKLKPEGEELLLEVADDKQTSDITRATALQLLSGYPTEKSREVRKQALYDRSELIRIAATRATDQTDPQTLLNSLRRQLEDPAKSVRIEAANRLVGFLGSPDDQSLRENLEQAIQEFRDSQKFNLDRVEGHLSLGQLEARLGNLKKAIKHLRDAVRVAPYRSTSRSMLVQLLEAADGNAEEIRSLREEEAELLLRDQSLLPEADHPHYRRGMLLYQLGRIDEASEELAEAAKLGPDNYQNWLALTLLYEKQERWREALKALQQMQRLRPNSPDVKSLYIKFSQQIEGIEERQGSGESPEPDSANAKPAG, from the coding sequence ATGACTAATGAGACTGGCGAAAACAGGGAGGAAGAGACTGCTAGCAACCGGCGGCCTCTCATCATTCTTGCGCTGATTGCCACAGCAATGCTTGGTTATCTGTTCCTAGATTGGCAAACGGCCCTGCCGCCTGAGGCCGTGAAGCAAGCCACGTTTGTCGGTCGCCAATCCTGCGTGAAGTGTCATCAAGAAGAAGCGCGGGCTTATCACGGATCGCACCACGACCGGGCCATGGAGCTTGCCAACGAGGAGACGATCCTCGGCGACTTCGACGATGCCGAATTCACATGGCTGGGCGTCACGACAAAAATGTTCCGTCGCGACGGCAAGTACTTCATGAATGCTGAAGGCCCTGATGGCGAGATGCACGACTATGAAATCGAGTGGACCTTCGGCATCGATCCGCTCCAGCAGTATATGACCGAGTTCCCCGATGGCCGTGTGCAAGTTTTGCCAGCAAGTTGGGACGTCCATCGTAAAGAGTGGTTCGCCGTCACTCCGCCTGACGTACCTGATACACGTATCGAACACGACGATCCGTTGCACTGGACCGGCATCGCGCAGAACTGGAACACCATGTGCGCTGATTGCCACTCGACGAATCTGCAAAAGAACTACGATCTGGCGACAGATACTTATAGTACGGACTACTCCGAAATCGACGTCAGTTGCGAAGCCTGCCACGGCCCTGGCAGCGTGCATGTTGAACTAGCTGAATCGAGCAGCGTTTTCTGGGATCGTAGGCACGGTTACGGGCTCTCGAACGAACTGAAGAAGGTCAGCAACACGAAGCAAGTGGAAACCTGCGCGCCCTGTCATTCTCGTCGAGCGGCTATTCATCCGAACTACCACGCAGGCAAGGATTGGTTCGACCACTATCAACCTTCCATGTTGGACGAAGGCCTTTACCACGCCAACGGCCACATCCAGGACGAAGTCTACGTCTATGGATCGTTCATCCAGAGCAAGATGTATCACAAGGACGTCCGCTGCACGGACTGCCACAATCCGCATTCGTTGGAACTGAAGTACGAGGGCAATCAGCTCTGCAACCAGTGCCACCAGCCAGGCAAGTACGATGTCCTCTCGCATCATCACCATCCTGAAGGCCCGGCGACTGAGGGGGGCGGAACCCAGTGCATCAGTTGTCACATGTCCGTGCGGACCTACATGAACATCGATGACCGGCACGACCATAGTTTCCGCGTGCCGCGACCTGATCTGACGGTGGAACTCGGCACCCCCAACGCGTGCAACGACTGTCACACAAAGCCGGACGAAGATGCTGCGTGGGCCGCTGATTGGGTAAAGAAATGGTTCGGCGACGAGCGGCCACCACAGATGGCTGGCAATGAACTAGCAAGCCGGGCTATTTATGCGGGACGTAAGCTGAAGCCTGAGGGAGAAGAACTCCTTCTGGAAGTTGCTGACGACAAGCAAACCTCCGACATTACTCGCGCGACGGCGTTGCAACTCTTGTCAGGTTATCCCACGGAGAAGAGCCGCGAGGTGCGCAAACAGGCCCTTTACGATCGGAGTGAGCTCATTCGCATTGCCGCGACAAGGGCTACGGATCAAACGGATCCGCAAACGCTGCTAAACTCTCTCCGGCGTCAGCTTGAAGATCCTGCGAAGTCCGTGCGAATCGAAGCAGCCAATCGACTGGTTGGATTCCTAGGTAGCCCGGACGATCAGTCCTTGCGTGAGAATCTCGAACAAGCGATTCAAGAGTTTCGCGACAGCCAGAAGTTCAACCTCGATCGTGTTGAAGGGCACCTCAGTCTCGGTCAGCTTGAAGCTCGATTGGGCAACCTGAAGAAGGCCATCAAACATCTACGCGATGCGGTGCGAGTCGCGCCCTACCGGTCGACTTCGCGTAGCATGCTCGTGCAGCTCTTGGAGGCTGCCGACGGAAATGCGGAAGAGATCCGAAGCTTACGCGAGGAAGAAGCTGAACTGCTCTTACGAGACCAGTCACTCTTGCCTGAGGCAGATCATCCCCACTACCGTCGTGGGATGTTGCTCTATCAGCTTGGCCGGATCGATGAGGCGAGTGAAGAACTCGCCGAAGCCGCAAAGCTTGGCCCTGACAACTACCAGAATTGGCTCGCCTTGACGCTCTTGTACGAGAAACAAGAGCGGTGGCGAGAAGCGCTGAAGGCACTACAGCAAATGCAGCGACTCAGACCGAACTCACCGGACGTGAAAAGCCTCTATATCAAGTTCAGCCAACAGATCGAAGGCATCGAAGAGAGGCAAGGTAGCGGGGAGTCACCCGAGCCTGATTCTGCAAACGCCAAACCCGCGGGCTGA